AGGACCACAGTCTGGTCCACGCGCAACTGGTGATGCGCCGCAACCCGGCCCGTGGCCCGGGCCTGCCGCCGCTGGTGCTCGATGGCCAGCAGCTGGAACTGCTCTCGGTGACCCTGGCAGACCAGGAACTGAGCTCCGGCGATTACCAACTGACCGAGAATCACCTGACTCTGCAACCGGCCAGCGAAACCTTCACGGTCGACACCAGCGTCAAGATCCATCCGGAATCCAACACCGCACTGGAAGGCCTTTACAAGTCCGGCACGATGTTCTGCACCCAGTGCGAGGCCGAAGGTTTCCGCAAAATCACCTATTACCTCGACCGCCCGGACGTGATGAGCAAATTCACCACCACCGTGGTGGCCGAGCAGCACAGCTATCCGGTGCTTTTGTCCAACGGCAACCCGATCGCCAGCGGCCCCGGCGAAGACGGCCGGCACTGGGCGACCTGGGAAGACCCGTTCATGAAACCGGCGTACCTTTTTGCGCTGGTGGCCGGTGACCTGTGGTGCGTTGAAGACAGCTTCACCACCATGACCAGCCGCAACGTGGCGCTGCGCATTTACGTCGAACCGGAAAACATCGACAAGTGCCAGCACGCCATGAACAGCCTGAAGAAGTCGATGCGCTGGGACGAAGAGGTCTACGGTCGAGAGTACGATCTGGACATCTTCATGATCGTCGCCGTGAACGACTTCAACATGGGCGCGATGGAGAACAAGGGCCTCAACATCTTCAACTCCAGCGCCGTACTGGCCCGCGCCGAAACCGCCACCGACGCCGCGCACCAGCGTGTCGAGGCGATCGTCGCCCACGAATACTTCCACAACTGGTCGGGCAACCGCGTGACCTGCCGCGACTGGTTCCAGCTGTCGCTGAAGGAAGGCTTCACCGTCTTCCGCGATTCCGGCTTCTCCGCCGACATGAACTCGGCCACGGTCAAGCGCATTCAGGACGTGGCGTACCTGCGTACCCACCAGTTCGCCGAAGATGCCGGCCCGATGGCCCACGCCGTGCGCCCGGACAGCTTCATCGAGATTTCCAACTTCTACACCCTGACCGTGTACGAAAAGGGCTCGGAAGTGGTCGGCATGATCCACACCCTGCTGGGCGCCGAAGGCTTCCGCAAGGGCAGCGACCTGTACTTTGAACGCCATGACGGCCAGGCCGTGACCTGCGATGACTTCATCAAGGCCATGGAAGATGCCAACGGCGTCGATCTGACTCAGTTCAAACGTTGGTACAGCCAGGCCGGTACACCGCGTCTGGCGGTGAGCGAGTCTTACGACGCCGCCGCGAAAACCTACAGCCTGACCTTCCGCCAGAGCTGCCCGGAAACCCCGGACAAGGTTGAAAAACTGCCGTTCGTGATCCCGGTGGAACTGGGCCTGCTCGACAGCAAGGGTAACGAGATTGCCCTGCGTCTGACCGGTGAAGCTTCGGCCCAGGGCACCACTCGAGTGATCTCGGTGACCGAAGCCGAGCAGACCTTCACCTTCGTCGACATCGCCGAACAACCGCTGCCGTCCTTGCTGCGTGGCTTCTCGGCGCCGGTGAAACTGAGCTTCCCGTACAACCGCGATCAGTTGATGTTCCTGATGCAGCACGACACTGACGGTTTCAACCGCTGGGATGCCGGCCAGCAACTCTCGGTGCAGGTGTTGCAAGAGTTGATCGGCCAGCAGCAGAAGGGCGAAAGCCTGGTGCTCGACCCACGTCTGGTTTCCGCTTTGCGCACCGTGTTGTCGGACGAGTCGCTGGATCAGGCGATGGTCGCGGAAATGCTCTCGCTGCCAAGCGAAGCGTACCTGACCGAAATCAGCGAAATCGCCGACGTCGATGCCATCCATACCGCCCGCGAATTTGCCCGTCAGCAACTGGCGGACAACCTGTTCGAGGAGCTGTGGCTGCGTTATCAGGCCAACCGTGACCTGTCGAAGCAAACCCCGTATGTGGCCGAGGCCGAGCACTTCGCCCGTCGCGCATTGCAGAACATCGCGCTGTCGTACCTGATGCTCAGCGGCAAGCCGGAAGTACTGGCGGCAACGCTGGAACAGTTCGATAGCTGCGACAACATGACCGAGCGTCTGACCGCGCTGGCAGTGCTGGTCAATTCGCCGTTCGACGAGCAGAAAGCCAAGGCCCTGGCCAGTTTCGCCGAGCACTTCAAGGACAATCCGCTGGTCATGGATCAGTGGTTCAGCGTGCAGGCCGGCAGCACGTTGCCGGGCGGTCTGGAGCGCGTGAAAGCATTGATGCAGCACCCGGCGTTCAATATCAAGAACCCGAACAAGGTGCGCGCGCTGGTCGGTGCTTTTGCCGGGCAGAACCTGATCAACTTCCATGCGGCGGATGGTTCGGGTTATCGCTTCCTTGCGGATCTGGTGATCGAGCTGAACGGCTTCAACCCGCAGATTGCTTCGCGTCAACTGGCGCCGCTGACTCGCTGGCGCAAGTATGACGGCGCTCGTCAGGGGCTGATGAAGGCGGAGCTGGAGCGGATTCTGGCTTCGGGGCAGCTGTCCAGTGATGTGTATGAGGTTGTGAGTAAGAGCTTGGCTTGAGGCTGATTGTTTGGGGGTGGTCTTGAGTTTGTGTTTCAACTTTAGATCGAGCCCTCACCCTAACCCTCCCGAAACGTCGGACCGCCCGGAGGGAGAGGGGACTGACCGAGGTGCTGATTCGAGTTACACCGACCTGAGATATCGAGTCGAAGGTGAGTTTGAAAAGCATGAAGATCTGCTCCCTTTCCCCCTCGCCCCCTTGGGGGCGGTCCGACGTTTCGGGAGGGCTGGGGTGAGGGGGTGAGATTTCAGCCGCACCGCATTACTCACGCCGAACAGAAAAACAAAACGCCGCTCAATGAGCGGCGTTTTTGTGGGTGAAAGAAAAAGGTTTATTGCCGCAAATCAAACCGATCCAGGTCCATCACCTTCGCCCAGGCCGCAACGAAGTCCGTGACGAACTGCTCCTTCGCATCGGAGCTGGCGTACACCTCGGCCAGCGCCCGCAGGATCGCGTTGGAACCGAACACCAGATCGACCCGGGTCGCCGTCCATTTCACGTTGCCGGTCTTGCGGTCGCGGCCTTCAAACTCGGTTTTCGACGTCGGTTTCCATTCCACACCCATGTCCAGCAGGT
The window above is part of the Pseudomonas fluorescens genome. Proteins encoded here:
- the pepN gene encoding aminopeptidase N; protein product: MRTEQPKMIYLKDYQAPEYLIDETHLTFELFEDHSLVHAQLVMRRNPARGPGLPPLVLDGQQLELLSVTLADQELSSGDYQLTENHLTLQPASETFTVDTSVKIHPESNTALEGLYKSGTMFCTQCEAEGFRKITYYLDRPDVMSKFTTTVVAEQHSYPVLLSNGNPIASGPGEDGRHWATWEDPFMKPAYLFALVAGDLWCVEDSFTTMTSRNVALRIYVEPENIDKCQHAMNSLKKSMRWDEEVYGREYDLDIFMIVAVNDFNMGAMENKGLNIFNSSAVLARAETATDAAHQRVEAIVAHEYFHNWSGNRVTCRDWFQLSLKEGFTVFRDSGFSADMNSATVKRIQDVAYLRTHQFAEDAGPMAHAVRPDSFIEISNFYTLTVYEKGSEVVGMIHTLLGAEGFRKGSDLYFERHDGQAVTCDDFIKAMEDANGVDLTQFKRWYSQAGTPRLAVSESYDAAAKTYSLTFRQSCPETPDKVEKLPFVIPVELGLLDSKGNEIALRLTGEASAQGTTRVISVTEAEQTFTFVDIAEQPLPSLLRGFSAPVKLSFPYNRDQLMFLMQHDTDGFNRWDAGQQLSVQVLQELIGQQQKGESLVLDPRLVSALRTVLSDESLDQAMVAEMLSLPSEAYLTEISEIADVDAIHTAREFARQQLADNLFEELWLRYQANRDLSKQTPYVAEAEHFARRALQNIALSYLMLSGKPEVLAATLEQFDSCDNMTERLTALAVLVNSPFDEQKAKALASFAEHFKDNPLVMDQWFSVQAGSTLPGGLERVKALMQHPAFNIKNPNKVRALVGAFAGQNLINFHAADGSGYRFLADLVIELNGFNPQIASRQLAPLTRWRKYDGARQGLMKAELERILASGQLSSDVYEVVSKSLA